The genomic interval CCTTCGCAGCAGGTGCGATGCTCTACGTCATCAGCCACGAGATCATTCCGGAAACCCACCGGTCCGGCCATCAGAACAGGGCGACGCTCGGCCTCGCGGTTGGTCTTGTCATCATGTTGTTCCTCGACGTCTGGCTGGGATAAGCGTATGAGAACTTGCCTCTTCGTCGGTCTGCTTGCTGCTCTAATCGCCTTTCTTGTCGATCAGGCAACGAAGGCAATCGTTGTTTCCAATGCGACTGTACTTAGTTCCGGTGTATCGGTCTTTCCCGGCTTCAATCTCATCTACCTGCGCAATGACGGGGTGACCTTCGGGCTTCTCGGCGGTGCGCCATGGTGGAGCCTTGTCGTATTGGCGCTTGGCATCTGCGTCTGGTTGGCGGCCATGCTGATCCGTTCCAGCAGCCGGGTCGAGGCCATTGCCTATGGTGCGATCATCGGCGGTGCTCTTGGCAATATTCTGGACCGCCTGCGCTTTCGTGCAGTGACGGATTTCTTCGATTTCTACATCGGGACGGCGCATTGGCCTGCCTTCAACATGGCCGATATTTTTGTGGTTGGCGGCGTGGTGCTGCTCAGTGCGCCGTGGGTTGGCGCTCGACTTCAGACCGATTCATGAAGCCAGGTTTGCCGCAGTTCGTTAGTGAGGACCCAAACCTCTTCCCGCGCACAGGTCTTGCCCTTGTTGCCGGCGGATTGACGGTTTTGACCCTTCCGCCGTTTTCTTGGCTCATCGCGGTCCCTGTCTCCTTCTCCGTGCTCTTTATTGTTCTCCGGAACATCTCAACCTCGCGCGCTTTCCTTGTCGGTTGGGCTTTCGGACTGGGCCAATTCGGGATTGGAATTTCCTGGATCGCCGAGAGCTTTTACGTCGATGCCGAACGTTTCGGCGCACTGGCGATCCCAGCAGTAGTGGGACTGTCCGCCGGGCTAGCGATTTTCCCGGCCAGCGCAGCTATGCTTTTTGCCGCCATAATGCAGCATCGAGTTCTCCATGGTATTAAGGCGGGCCTTTTGCTTGCGACCTGCTGGATGGCCACGGAATGGCTGCGGGGTCATGTTCTGACAGGATTTCCGTGGAACCTTGCTGCATATGCTTTGGTCGATCACGCCGCGCTGCGACAGCCAGCGGCCTGGGTTGGAAGCTACGGCATGAGCTTTCTCACGGTCTTCATCGGCACCTTGCCAAGTGTTTTGATTGCGGTAGCGCCAAAGAGACGTCTGTCCGTTTTCGCGCTCTTTTCCGTTGCGATGACGGGTCTCTGGGGTGGCGGTACACTTTGGTCAAGTCAAGACGTTCCGCCGACAGACATTACATTGCGCATTGTTCAAGGCAATGTGCCGCAAGTCGAGAAGTGGGCACCGGGCAGCCGCAAGCGAACCTTGGAAAAATACCTGAGATTGTCTGTGCGACCCGGCCGTTTCGATCTGCTGCTTTGGCCGGAAACGGCTTTCCCCGGTTTTCTGGACGAGGACGCCATTGCGCGCACGCAAATATCTGCGGCTTTGCCAGACGGCAGGGTCCTTTTGACAGGTGCGCCGGACCGCGTAGAGGGAGATGGGGCAACCAGATATTTCAACACTGTACAAGCCTATGACGGCAGCGGTGAGATTCTGGCGGGATATGCAAAACATCATCTCGTTCCGTTCGGGGAATATGTGCCCCTGAAAGGCTTGCTGCCCTTTGAGCGGCTGACAGAAGGGTTAGGCGATTTTACGCCAGGACCAGGGCCACGCACACTGGCGATCCCTGGGGCACCTCTGGTCGGGGTGGCGATCTGTTACGAGATCATTTTTCCGGGCCAGGTGGTCGATGAGCTTCTCCGTCCTGACTGGATATTCAACGGTACAAATGATGCATGGTTCGGAACCAGCATTGGACCTGAGCAACACCTCGCTTCCGCGCGCATGCGCGCGGTCGAGGAAGGGCTTCCCGTGGTCCGCGCGGCCAACACTGGGATATCCGCGATTATCGATGCCAGCGGAGAGATCGTCGCCCGTCTCGACATCGGGCAAACTGGTGTCATAGATGCCAGGCTTCCGGCAGCGCATGCGCCCACGCCTTACGCACGTTTCGGTGATTGGACGTCGCTAGCGCTCATCTGTGCGGCCTGGGGCATAGCCTTTGCCGTCGGATTCACATGTCAACGTTTCAATCGCGAAAATACAAGATCGGAGGAATTGTGATGCTGGTGCTCGCGGGATTTGTCGGAGGTACGATTTGGGGTGGCTATCTGGCGCGGCGACGGAAAGGGGACCGCCTGGATATGCTTCAATATGCGACAAGCTCCGGCATTGTCTTCGGCTTGCTCGCCTATTTCGCCTCGTTGATCTTCTTGCGCATCATATCCTGAAACTAGTTTTGTACGGGCGACGAATTGAGACGGCTGATCCTCATTTCACTATATTTGTTCCTGTCGATTTTTGCATCAGGCTTGTTCGTTTGGGGTGCTGGCTACTTTCTGCTCAATGCCTCCGTTCCTGACTATGAAGAGAACTTTAGCGTTGCGGGTATAGAAGGCCCGGTTAACGTCCTGAGAGATGCTTCAGCTATACCACACATTTCCGCCGGCTCCGCTGCAGACAGCTATTTCGCGCTCGGTTTCGTTCACGCGCAAGACCGGCTGGGGCAATTATTGAGGGCAAGGCGGACAGCGCAAGGTTTATTGCCACTTGAGCAGATAGCTGAACTTGAACCGTCGACATCGGATGCACTCGAAGCATATGCCGCAGGTGTCAACGCCTGGCTTGGGCTGGTGTCCGAAGGCGGGCGCGGCAGAGGCGCACCTGAACTGTTGATCGCGGATGAGAGAACGATCGCGGCGTGGAGGCCCGTTGATAGCATCAATGTCGCAAACGCATTTCTGAACGATCTTCGCCCCGATAAACTTCAGAACGAACTGTCTGGATTCCCAGATAACCAGATTCCGTCAGATCGACCCGCGACACCCGAGTTGTTTGCCGCTTCTCCAAGGGTCAAACTGACTGCGTGGGCGTTGCCCGAAGATCGGACTACTACCGGAGCACCGATGCTTGCGGCGGATATCAGTGGTCCTTTGTCACTGCCGTCCGAATGGTACTTGGCAGACCTTCAAACGCCGGAAGGGGTCGCGATTGGCGCTACGATGCCAGGCGTGCCTTTCATTGTCGTTGGTCACAACGAGCGCGTCGCCTGGGCGTTCAGATCTTTTTCGCCAAATGAAATAGAAGAACCAGAAGTTTCCAAAGCTGCGCAGACAAGTGATTTCTTGATGATGCTCGACCGTCTGGCCAAGTCCGCCGGTGTGAACTATGCTCTGAACGCAACCATGAACAAGGTGCCAGATGGATTGGAGGTCCTAGCGGTCGACCGGACAACTCTGGCGGTTTGGCCTGAAAGCGAGGTCAAGCGTCCTGGATCATTTCAAGACGCCAGACTTGCAGTTCTCGATGATCGCCGGCCCGTATTCACTGTCGAGAGCGCGATTGCGGTTCAACGCGACACGGTCAGCGCTGTCGCGCGTACCCTTCTTCCGCTGATGGCAAAAGAGCTCTGGTTCGTGAGTTCCGCAAGCGACATCAAGGAGAACAAAGTCGGAAAGCTTCGCGAAGAAGTTTTGGACGAGCTTTCTCAATGGAATGGCGAGATGGGTCGCTACTCACTGGAACCGCTCGTGTTCTGGACATGGGTACGTGCTTTGCAAAGACGCATACTTCAAGATGAGTTTCCATCTGCAACTGCGGTCTGGACCAGACCGAATCCTGATTTCCTATCCGCGGTCCTTTCAGATCGAAGAGGGAGCGCAATCTGGTGCGACATCCGCCCGTCCGCCCGCATTGAGACCTGCCAGGATCAGGCTCGTGCAGCTCTGGATGATGCCATTGCCAAGCTTGTTGACCGGTACGGAAGCGATCCTTCAGTCTGGTTCTGGGGCGCGGAACACACACTGAATATGCAGTGGTCGCCAATCCAGTCGAACGGGATTATCAGCGATTTGTTGTCTCTCGAAGCGCCATACTCGGGTGACCCTTATACACTGATCGCTTCTGACAATGACCGCCCGGTCGCCTCCAGCGTCGGCACTAATTTTCAGGCAGTCATGTCGTTTTCGGATGAAAGCCTCTCCTATTTCATCACGCCTGCCGGTCAGTCCGGCCATCCGCTGTCACGTTTCTACGACAACCTGTTTCCTAGGTGGATGCAGAGCAAATACCTCGTGATGTCAACCGATCTATCTTTGGCCCGGGGTGGCGCAGTAGGAACTTCGCGACTTTCACCCTTATCCGCCTACAGCCGGGCAGTAAAACAAGGGAGGAGCCGATAATCACATATTTCCTCCTTTTCGACCCGTTTGGATATGCGATTTCGCCAGTGTCCCTTGTTTCCGTCAGCTTGGCCGCATGGTACTACATGCGCGGCCTCGCGCGATCCGCTCGTATTCGCGGGACGGTTTCTCTTTGGCGGCAGGCTATGTTCTTCGCTGGCTTGACCTGCATTTTCGTGGCCACGAATGCGTCTCTGGCTTCATTGGGGCACAGCCTCTTTTCGGTGCACCAGGTGGAACATCTTCTCCTTCGCCTTGCAGGACCACTGCTCATCGCTGTTTCGCAGCCGTGGCGCATCCTGCAAGCCGGTTTGGAAAGTCGGTGGCGTCGATACCTCGGCGCGCTGGCGAACGCCTGGTTCGTGCGGTTCATGGCGCATCCGGCAACCGCCACTGCCTTGCTCATCGCTTCGCTCTTCGTCTGGCAGATACCGGTCCTTTACGGACTTGCGCAGCGCATCGCGGCGGTCGAGCTGCTCGCACATCTGGCGATGGTGCTGGCAGGGATCTGGTATTTCGGCATGCTTTTCGACTGGAGGGATCCCCCTGCCGGTGCGCGACGCGGAGCGAGGCTGATCTCCGGTTTTGTGGTGATTGTTTCAAACATTTTTCTGGGTTCCCTCACGACACTTAAGGAGGTGGCCCTTTATGCCTCCTACCAAACGACAGGCACCGGCTTATCTGCAACTTTATCCGATGAAACGATTGGTGGCTACGTGATCTGGGTCCCATCCTCGATGGTGATGATCGCCGCGATCATTCTGGTCATGAACGGCTGGAACGCTGCGGAAGTGCGTCGCTGGGATGCGCGATACGAACTGACGCGCGCCTCGAACTCCGCCGCGCTCGAATTTCCGGAAACGGCCGAAGAGTTGCGTCTGAAGGTTGCAAAGCCAAATCGTGACATGGGCCGGACGCTCGCCCTAGGCGCGTTGGTCATGTTCTTGATCGTCATGATAACGGTGGTGACGATTGTGTATGCACTGTGATCGTTGCCATCCCGCCAGCACGCAATGCGCAGGCATGACGAGAACTGTTCACGAGGCACCTTGTCGCATCCCGCTTGCGGCTTGGCACGTTGTGATACGCGCCGAAATGATATAGCAAACCGGTATGGATGAGGGGACCGAAGCAACCGAGACGTCGGACCCTACGGCGAGCGATGTCAAGCGAACGACCAGATCGAGCAATCGAATGGTGCTCTGGATTTTGCTGTGCGTTGCCGGTCTCTTTTTCGCAACGGCCTTTGGCGTGGCGATATTGGTAAAATATGGCCCGTACTGACGCGACGATGACCCGCCGAGCGCTGCTCCGGCGCATGGGGTCCGCAGGACTGGTCGTGCCGCTGGCCGCCTGTAACGAGGCTGGATGGTATGGCGAGGATGTAAGCGGGCTTTTACCCGACCTGTCTTTCACCATGACCCGGGCTCAGGACGGGACGCGCGTGACACAGGCCGATTACGAAGGACAGGTCGTCGCGCTGTTCTTTGGCTTTAGCTTCTGCCCCGATATCTGCCCGATGACACTCTCCAACCTGTCCGCTGTGGTCGATCAGCTGGGCGAGGACGCCGCGAAACTGTCGATACTCTTCGTTACAGTGGACCCCGAGCGCGATACGCCCGAGGTGATGACGGAATACGCCGCCGCCTTCACGCCGTGCGTTGACGGGCTGATCGGCACGCCCAACCAACTGGCCCGTCTTGCCCGGCGCCTCAAAGTCACCTACAAGATCGAACCACATCAGCCGGACGACTTGACCTATGATGTATCGCACGGCAAGTCTGTCTATGTTTTCGATGCGCAAGGCGACGCGCGCGTCATATGGCCCGGTTTCGATACGCTACAGGCCGACATCGCTGGGGCCACCGGCGACATCCGCCGCGTGATGAGCGCCTGAAGGCTAAAGGTCTGCGTTGGCGGCGCGCATATTTCGCACCACCACCAAGAGGCCCAGAACGCTCATCATCGCGGGAGGAATCCAGATGACGATGCCGCCGATCTGCTGATCCGTTACCGCAGAGATCGAAGGGAAATACCGCCCGCAGAATGCGTAATAGGGAAACAAGTCCACCGTGGCGAAGGAGATGAGCGCGCCTAGAATGATCTGCGGAAACATGACGCCCACGGCCAGCGCAGCGCGCCAGCCGAAACGCAACCACGCGGGCGGCGCGGGCCGAGTGTCCAGTACCAGCGCCCAGAACAAGATGCCGTCCACCGCCATCGACCAGTTCATCACCTGGTAGAGCACCGGGTCAAGCATGGCGGCGAAATGCACCGGCGGGATCAGCCAGAACCAGAACAGTCCGACGAAGAGTATCACCGCTATGACGGGCTGCTGGATCGTGCGATAGATAACAATCACCAAGCGGCTGGCACAGAGCGCGCGCAACCATTCCGGCGCTCCCGCCAGCAGCACCGGGCCACCCGCGCTGAGCGCCAGCAGGACCGGGCCTACATGATGCATGGCGACGTGCTGCAACCGATTAGTGAAGAACATGCGCTGTGCGAGATATTCGAACCCGGTCTGCGTAACGCCCCACAACAACACCAACCCCGTCCAGAAAGCCGCCTGCCGCAATCGGCTCACGCGGTCTCCCGGCGCGGTCCGCCGGAGCCCGCGCGCGAACCAGAGCCCCGACAGCGTCACCGCGAGATAGATCAGCCACGAGAATTGATAGGGCAGGATCGCCGGCATCTGCGCCGGAAAGTAGGTGGTTAGCGCCCAGAGAGCCGCGCCAAGCAGAACGATACTGCCATAGGCCAAAGTGTCGCTTGGCAAGGCATTGGCTTCGAGTTTCTGAATGGTCATGGTCGCGATGGTCTTTTGATCGATTGGAAGACGCAACGCAAGACACAAGTATGTGGCAATTTGTGTGCCCGCCCTGTCAGAGCCTGAGGTGATGATCGGCCAATGATCAGCCGCCGGCCAAGCCTCCGCATAGCTCTGTCGCTATCGCACCGTCCCAGTTGCAGATCACTGTAATATGAGTTGTTGGTCGTAAGTTTTCGCTTGCAGCGATCGTAACTCGATCTTTGGTGTAATATTTTTGAGGTTGTTGTTTCATTTTCGCGCAGAACCTATTGAGGCGTTAAGTATCACTCTGGGAAGGCACGAGCGCTTGTTCGAATGCTTTCAGCGTTGTCTCGCTGACGTGGTGTTCAATACCCTCCGCATCGCGTTCCGCGGTCTCCTCGTCGATCCCGAGGCTCAGGAGAAACGCGACTACGATCCTGTGGCGTCGACGGCAGGCTTCGGCCAACTCCTGCCCGGCATCGGTGAGGAATATCGCGCGATAAGGTTCCCGCCGCACCAGGCCAGCAGCCTTGAGCCGCGATATGTTCTTGGTCACGGTCGGCGGCTTTACTCCAAACCGTTCGGCAATTTCCACCGGCCTTGCCTCACCGCGCGACTCGATCAGTTCCGCAATCAGTTCAACGTAATCTTCTGCCATTTCACTCTCATGCGCCTGACGCACGGTCGCGAAACCCTCAGCCTGTGATTCGGGAGCCCTTTCTACAATTTCGAACGTTTCACGTTCTTGTGATTGCAACTTTGTCATACTTGGGACTGTGCGGCGAAACAGCGGGATTGACAACTTGTTTGCTTCGGGTAGAAAACTTAGCCATGTCTAACTTTTGCCTTGGAGACCGTGGTGATGCTAAATATTATGAGAGTGCTGCTCGCCACACTCGCAAGTGCGCTCCTCCTGTCCGGACCTGTCGCGGCGACGCCGGCCAAGGAGGCGCCCTGGCTTCCCGACGCAGCGGCCTATCGGCTGACGCTCTTTCTTGGAAACCTCGCGCCTCTGCCCTGGGACGACATCAGGACCGCCTGGACGGAACCCTACCGGGGTTCGGAATTCTCTGTCGGAGCGCTGGCGTGGCTGGACCGCGAAAGCAAAATCGAGCCTGACGCTCTCATGGACGCCATGATGCGCGAAGACCGGCAGGCGGTTTTTGCCGAGGCGACGCGGCTCATCGCGCTCAGGATCGAAGAGGAACTGGACCGGTCTCTCGCGGCCGAAGAATCGGCGACAGCACAGCAGGCCGTACGAACGGCACGCGAACTCTACCGCGCGTTCGAGGACGGCGTCGCGGCCGCCGATTCGGAGGCTGCGAGACGGATCGGCCTGGCTTGGCTGGAGCTCAATAGCAGCACCGGGTTCTCTGGCGTACTTGGCGCAGGCTCAACATCTGCGGATCGCGAGACCATGGAAGCGGCGCGCACAGTGATCTCCAGCTATCTTGCGGAAAACTATCTTTTGGACAGCTTCGCTCCGCGTCGGGCGTTAAGCGCCCTGCCGGAAACCGCCGTGCTCAGCGGTCGCGCCATCGAGGTGCCGCCAAGCCTGCCACCGGGCTCCGACATCTTCGATCAGGACCCGTTGCCACTGCTCGTCCTCAATTTTGAGGAGCAGGACATCGACGAGACCGACCTGCCGCTCGTCGCTTTCGGCGACATGCTGTTCGACAGCGCGCAGATCTTCGGAAGCCCCGCGCGCGATCTCGGGATCACCTGCTCGACGTGTCACAACCGCTCGGACATCAACCAGCGGCTTTTCGTTCCGGGCGCAAGCCACCAGCCAGGCGCGATCGACGTCGACGGCGCCTTTTTCAACCCGATCTTCAACGACCGGCGCGACGACCCGCTCGACATTCCGAGCCTGCGCGGCTTGCGTTTTACAGGTCCCTACGGCCGCGATGGCCGTTTCGCCTCCCTGCGCGATTTCACCCGCAACGTGATCGTCAACGAGTTCGGCGGGGATGAACCGACGCCCTTCATGCTGGACGCTCTCGTCGCCTACATGCTCGAGTTCGACTTCCTGCCGAATTCCATGCTGACGAGTGATGGCCGCCTGACCGACGCGGCCCCGGAAGTCGCCCGGCGTGGCGAGGAGATCTTCAACACGCCCTT from Roseovarius sp. THAF9 carries:
- a CDS encoding SCO family protein, giving the protein MARTDATMTRRALLRRMGSAGLVVPLAACNEAGWYGEDVSGLLPDLSFTMTRAQDGTRVTQADYEGQVVALFFGFSFCPDICPMTLSNLSAVVDQLGEDAAKLSILFVTVDPERDTPEVMTEYAAAFTPCVDGLIGTPNQLARLARRLKVTYKIEPHQPDDLTYDVSHGKSVYVFDAQGDARVIWPGFDTLQADIAGATGDIRRVMSA
- a CDS encoding penicillin acylase family protein yields the protein MRRLILISLYLFLSIFASGLFVWGAGYFLLNASVPDYEENFSVAGIEGPVNVLRDASAIPHISAGSAADSYFALGFVHAQDRLGQLLRARRTAQGLLPLEQIAELEPSTSDALEAYAAGVNAWLGLVSEGGRGRGAPELLIADERTIAAWRPVDSINVANAFLNDLRPDKLQNELSGFPDNQIPSDRPATPELFAASPRVKLTAWALPEDRTTTGAPMLAADISGPLSLPSEWYLADLQTPEGVAIGATMPGVPFIVVGHNERVAWAFRSFSPNEIEEPEVSKAAQTSDFLMMLDRLAKSAGVNYALNATMNKVPDGLEVLAVDRTTLAVWPESEVKRPGSFQDARLAVLDDRRPVFTVESAIAVQRDTVSAVARTLLPLMAKELWFVSSASDIKENKVGKLREEVLDELSQWNGEMGRYSLEPLVFWTWVRALQRRILQDEFPSATAVWTRPNPDFLSAVLSDRRGSAIWCDIRPSARIETCQDQARAALDDAIAKLVDRYGSDPSVWFWGAEHTLNMQWSPIQSNGIISDLLSLEAPYSGDPYTLIASDNDRPVASSVGTNFQAVMSFSDESLSYFITPAGQSGHPLSRFYDNLFPRWMQSKYLVMSTDLSLARGGAVGTSRLSPLSAYSRAVKQGRSR
- a CDS encoding cytochrome c oxidase assembly protein, producing the protein MSLVSVSLAAWYYMRGLARSARIRGTVSLWRQAMFFAGLTCIFVATNASLASLGHSLFSVHQVEHLLLRLAGPLLIAVSQPWRILQAGLESRWRRYLGALANAWFVRFMAHPATATALLIASLFVWQIPVLYGLAQRIAAVELLAHLAMVLAGIWYFGMLFDWRDPPAGARRGARLISGFVVIVSNIFLGSLTTLKEVALYASYQTTGTGLSATLSDETIGGYVIWVPSSMVMIAAIILVMNGWNAAEVRRWDARYELTRASNSAALEFPETAEELRLKVAKPNRDMGRTLALGALVMFLIVMITVVTIVYAL
- the lspA gene encoding signal peptidase II, whose product is MRTCLFVGLLAALIAFLVDQATKAIVVSNATVLSSGVSVFPGFNLIYLRNDGVTFGLLGGAPWWSLVVLALGICVWLAAMLIRSSSRVEAIAYGAIIGGALGNILDRLRFRAVTDFFDFYIGTAHWPAFNMADIFVVGGVVLLSAPWVGARLQTDS
- the lnt gene encoding apolipoprotein N-acyltransferase is translated as MKPGLPQFVSEDPNLFPRTGLALVAGGLTVLTLPPFSWLIAVPVSFSVLFIVLRNISTSRAFLVGWAFGLGQFGIGISWIAESFYVDAERFGALAIPAVVGLSAGLAIFPASAAMLFAAIMQHRVLHGIKAGLLLATCWMATEWLRGHVLTGFPWNLAAYALVDHAALRQPAAWVGSYGMSFLTVFIGTLPSVLIAVAPKRRLSVFALFSVAMTGLWGGGTLWSSQDVPPTDITLRIVQGNVPQVEKWAPGSRKRTLEKYLRLSVRPGRFDLLLWPETAFPGFLDEDAIARTQISAALPDGRVLLTGAPDRVEGDGATRYFNTVQAYDGSGEILAGYAKHHLVPFGEYVPLKGLLPFERLTEGLGDFTPGPGPRTLAIPGAPLVGVAICYEIIFPGQVVDELLRPDWIFNGTNDAWFGTSIGPEQHLASARMRAVEEGLPVVRAANTGISAIIDASGEIVARLDIGQTGVIDARLPAAHAPTPYARFGDWTSLALICAAWGIAFAVGFTCQRFNRENTRSEEL
- the mntR gene encoding manganese-binding transcriptional regulator MntR — protein: MTKLQSQERETFEIVERAPESQAEGFATVRQAHESEMAEDYVELIAELIESRGEARPVEIAERFGVKPPTVTKNISRLKAAGLVRREPYRAIFLTDAGQELAEACRRRHRIVVAFLLSLGIDEETAERDAEGIEHHVSETTLKAFEQALVPSQSDT
- a CDS encoding cytochrome c peroxidase, whose translation is MLNIMRVLLATLASALLLSGPVAATPAKEAPWLPDAAAYRLTLFLGNLAPLPWDDIRTAWTEPYRGSEFSVGALAWLDRESKIEPDALMDAMMREDRQAVFAEATRLIALRIEEELDRSLAAEESATAQQAVRTARELYRAFEDGVAAADSEAARRIGLAWLELNSSTGFSGVLGAGSTSADRETMEAARTVISSYLAENYLLDSFAPRRALSALPETAVLSGRAIEVPPSLPPGSDIFDQDPLPLLVLNFEEQDIDETDLPLVAFGDMLFDSAQIFGSPARDLGITCSTCHNRSDINQRLFVPGASHQPGAIDVDGAFFNPIFNDRRDDPLDIPSLRGLRFTGPYGRDGRFASLRDFTRNVIVNEFGGDEPTPFMLDALVAYMLEFDFLPNSMLTSDGRLTDAAPEVARRGEEIFNTPFAGLGDRSCASCHVPDANFLDRQAHDIGSVAPAYEGARAGALDTPTLLGTAYTAPYFHDGSLPTLAAVVDWFDETKALGLTGEDRASLTAYLETVGAADEPYEAFDTENTAFRLAFAELTTFASTLDTLLPRRDAEHILLLTDTVAADLSADASTMSNLAARPEVYALAERLAAVGAAVRADDWAAAEASWTAFKSEAAAIEERAF
- a CDS encoding cytochrome c oxidase assembly protein, which translates into the protein MTIQKLEANALPSDTLAYGSIVLLGAALWALTTYFPAQMPAILPYQFSWLIYLAVTLSGLWFARGLRRTAPGDRVSRLRQAAFWTGLVLLWGVTQTGFEYLAQRMFFTNRLQHVAMHHVGPVLLALSAGGPVLLAGAPEWLRALCASRLVIVIYRTIQQPVIAVILFVGLFWFWLIPPVHFAAMLDPVLYQVMNWSMAVDGILFWALVLDTRPAPPAWLRFGWRAALAVGVMFPQIILGALISFATVDLFPYYAFCGRYFPSISAVTDQQIGGIVIWIPPAMMSVLGLLVVVRNMRAANADL